The proteins below come from a single Carassius carassius chromosome 11, fCarCar2.1, whole genome shotgun sequence genomic window:
- the LOC132153299 gene encoding uncharacterized protein LOC132153299: protein MESGKQTTMALSSMSSEKLLLKLTEAGLEFSEEEKRKFKDFEVDGETVSAGLTDHMIGQLFEKSFKKQVKFIKLIQQLKENQSEELSESLTTPSALSQEQRIPAPFPLVFSLPKFPKDVQLKLDNKEPCHKISTYRHTIVRVLHETMAQHTLYPSNSDYVCAVKALISKYPFLRDAEGNGYHTWHMSLKRKFKTERSPLVNEEEVKKIKMKYGHNVKKPGEKEASCQRTSRSVADEDCVSSIGEDAISINAHVKTLQDQYKKTQPDAAIVDEKMKQTFAWRRREITNGIPTAEIFQKYPFLKTPSVLFQEMGRMHAVNLSRCFQDSFSKIVSNVLSLAKGKSVIEAHYMDARREAVAESLCDMDFRAALVLLPVIFREKVDDYVTIRQEEPATPYPTVQMDCVNFSQTRGAVSFIYNRLLKLSCGKLPITTTWEKELAPCKLNWDWIWDTIPTLSKNLAHQLIHYKLLHRA from the exons ATGGAGAGCGGGAAGCAGACAACCATGGCTTTATCGTCGATGTCGTCAGAAAAACTCCTATTAAAATTAACAGAGGCCGGACTCGAATTCTCAgaggaagaaaagagaaaattcaaag ATTTTGAAGTTGATGGGGAAACTGTCAGTGCTGGTCTCACGGATCACATGATAGGACAACTTTTTGAGAAGTCTTTTAAGAAGCAAGTTAAATTTATCAAACTTATCCAACAACTTAAAGAGAACCAGAGTGAAGAACTGTCTGAAAGTCTGACTACACCTTCAGCTTTGAG CCAAGAGCAAAGAATTCCAGCCCCATTTCCTCTTGTCTTCTCCCTACCAAAATTCCCAAAGGATGTTCAGTTAAAATTGGATAACAAAGAACCATGTCATAAGATCAGCACTTACCGGCATACAATTGTACGAGTGCTGCACGAGACTATGGCTCAGCACACACT ATATCCTTCAAACAGTGACTATGTTTGCGCAGTCAAGGCTCTTATCTCCAAATACCCTTTCCTGAGAGATGCAGAGGGAAATGGATAT CATACGTGGCACATGTCCctgaaaagaaaatttaaaactGAAAGGTCCCCACTTGTTAACGAAGAGGAggtaaaaaagattaaaatgaaatatgGTCACAATGTAAAGAAACCTGGAGAAAAAGAGGCTAGTTGTCAGAGAACCAGCAGATCTGTG GCAGATGAAGACTGCGTGTCTTCTATTGGTGAGGATGCTATTTCAATCAATGCCCATGTAAAGACCTTACAGGACCAGTACAAGAAGACCCAACCAGATGCTGCAATAGTGGatgaaaaaatgaaacaaacatttgcTTGGAGGAGGAGGGAAATAACCAATGGCATTCCTACTgcagaaatttttcaaaaatatcccTTCCTTAAGACCCCTTCagtt TTATTCCAGGAAATGGGTCGAATGCATGCCGTAAATTTAAGCCGGTGTTTCCAGGATTCCTtcagcaaaattgtgtccaatgtTTTGAGTTTGGCTAAGGGGAAATCCGTTATAGAAGCACATTACATGGATGCCAGAAGAGAAGCTGTTGCAGAGAGCCTTTGTG ATATGGATTTTCGTGCTGCTCTGGTTTTACTTCCGGTGATTTTCAGGGAGAAAGTGGACGATTATGTCACAATCAGACAG GAAGAACCAGCCACACCATATCCCACTGTACAGATGGACTGTGTGAACTTTTCACAGACACGAGGAGCAGTGTCATTCATTTACAACAGACTGCTCAAGCTCAGCTGTGGAAAGCTCCCCATCACCACGACATGGGAAAAGGAATTAGCTCCTTGCAAACTAAATTGGGACTGGATATGGGACACTATTCCAACATTGTCAAAAAATCTTGCCCATCAGTTAATACACTATAAACTGCTGCATAGGGCTTGA
- the LOC132153246 gene encoding nuclear factor 7, brain-like, whose translation MASSAEYDYNCPVCCDIFKTPVILSCSHSVCKECLQQFWRTKKTQECPVCRRRSSKDRPPLNLALQNLCESFLKERNESRSSGSEEICSLHSEKLKLFCLEDKQPACVVCFTSQKHVSHTFRPISEVVPSYKEELNTALKSLQKKLQHNQNIKREFEKTVQHIKSQAEHTERQIKQQFEKLHQFLRDEEEATITALREEEEQKKQMMKEKLEEMNTHISALSHTIKDTEEMMKASDVCFLKEFPVTMERVQISSQPDPQTPSGALIHVPRYLGNLPFRVWKKMQDIVQNTPVILDPNTARPDLVLSDDLTSVRNSWNKQPLPDNPERFNYYSCVLGSEGFNSGTHCWDVEVKQSPWWILGVTTESNQRKGRVFFNTDVWFVQRGCSDQFGFHVKQDLERVRVDLDYERGTVSFSDPVTNTHLHTFTTTFTHTLFPFFCTYTPDSLRILSFNSQ comes from the exons ATGGCTTCATCAGCTGAATATGACTATAATTGTCCCGTTTGCTGTGATATCTTCAAGACTCCTGTTATTTTATCATGTAGTCACAGTGTCTGTAAAGAGTGTCTTCAACAGTTCTGGAGAACCAAGAAAACTCAGGAGTGTCCTGTCTGCAGGAGAAGATCCTCAAAAGATCGTCCTCCATTAAATCTGGCATTACAAAACTTGTGTGAGTCGTTCCTGAAGGAGAGAAATGAGAGTCGTTCATCAGGATCTGAGGAGATCTGCAGTTTACACAGTGAGAAACTTAAACTCTTCTGTCTGGAGGACAAACAGCCGGCGTGTGTAGTGTGCTTTACTTCACAGAAACACGTCAGTCACACATTCAGACCCATCAGTGAAGTTGTTCCTTCATATAAG GAGGAGCTCAATACAGCACTGAAGTCCTTACAGAAGAAACTTCAacacaatcaaaacattaaaagagAGTTTGAGAAAACAGTTCAACACATCAAG TCTCAAGCTGAGCACACAGAGCGTCAGATTAAACAGCAGTTTGAGAAGCTTCATCAGTTTCTCAGAGATGAAGAAGAAGCTACAATCACTGCactgagagaggaagaggagcagaAGAAGCAGATGATGAAGGAGAAGCTGGAGGAGATGAACACACACATCTCAGCTCTTTCACACACAATCAAAGACACGGAGGAGATGATGAAAGCCAGTGACGTCTGCTTTCTGAAG gagTTTCCAGTCACGATGGAAAG AGTCCAGATCTCATCACAGCCGGATCCACAGACGCCTTCTGGAGCTTTGATTCATGTGCCGCGTTACTTGGGCAACCTGCCCttcagagtctggaagaagatgCAGGACATCGTCCAAAACA CTCCTGTGATTCTGGATCCAAACACTGCACGTCCAGATCTCGTCCTGTCTGATGATCTGACCAGTGTGAGAAACAGCTGGAACAAACAACCTCTTCCTGATAATCCAGAGAGATTTAACTATTATTCCTGTGTTCTGGGTTCAGAGGGTTTTAACTCAGGAACACACTGCTGGGATGTGGAGGTTAAACAGAGTCCATGGTGGATTCTTGGAGTAACTACAGAATCAAACCAGAGGAAGGGACGTGTTTTCTTTAACACTGATGTCTGGTTTGTGCAGCGAGGATGTTCTGATCAGTTTGGTTTTCATGTTAAACAGGATCTTGAGCGTGTGAGAGTTGATCTGGACTATGAGAGAGGAACAGTGTCATTCTCTGATCCTGTAACTAACACACatctacacacattcacaaccaccttcactcacacactctttccTTTCTTCTGTACTTATACTCCTGACTCTCTGAGGATCTTATCGTTCAATAGTCAGTAA